GCCGTATGACGAGGATGAGATTAAAGAGATACTTCGTCAGCGCATCAAGCAGGGATTCTATCCGGGGGTTATCAGTGAGGGAATGCTCACCCTCATCACTGAACAGACAATGAAGGGGGGGGATCTCCGGGTGGGAATTGACCTTCTGAAACGGGCGGGACTCAATGCAGAGAAGGACGCCCGCCGGAGTGTGGAGCGCGATGACGTGTGCCGTGCATATGAAGTATCTAAATATCTGCATCTGACAGCGACCATCCGTGCTCTCCAATCAGAGGAACGTGCACTTCTGCGCCTGATCGCTGTCCGTTCACGTGATGAAAAGGATATGGCCGCGGGAAAGGTGCATGAGGCAGTGAAGGAATCTTCAATGAAACTAGGGTATACCCGGTTCTATGAAATGGTGAAAAAATTTGATTCCATGCGTCTGATAAATCTGCACTACCGGGAAGGGCGGGGGAGGACACGGCTGATCACAATTCGGTATGATCCGGACCGTGTCATAGAAGCGATTGATAGCTGCTGACTTCACCAATTAACAATCCTTATCTATTTTGCTCAAGCAATGTATGCGTTAGGAGATTTCTCTCATGATCAGCATTAATGAACTTGCACTTGAGCTCTTTGAGGAGCTTGCAGAGTATCCGGAAGACTTCAATGCAGTCTTCCATCAGCTTGACAACGGAGCACGCATCGTTGACTGTGGTGTTCAGGCAAAAGGCGGCTATGCCGCAGGAAAGCGCTTCACTGAGATCTGTATGGGTGGCCTTGCTGAAGTATCATTCCGGATGGGCCAGATAAACCATGTCCCGATGCCCTTCATCGATGTCAACACTGATTTCCCGTCACTTGCGTGCCTTGGTGCACAGGAAGCAGGGTGGAGGATCACCCACGAGAAGTATTTCGCGATGGGCAGCGGCCCGGCCCGCGCTCTTTCCCGCAACCCGAAGGAGTGCTATGAGCTCATAGAGTACGAAGACGACTGTGACTATGCAGTCATCTGCCTTGAGTCTGATACACTCCCGAACGAGGCAGTGATGCAGAAGATTGCAGACGGATGCAACGTCGATGTCGCAAATGTCTGTGCAGTTGTTGCACCGACTGCATCCGTTGTCGGTTCCATCCAGGTGGCAGGCCGTTGTGTTGAGACAGCAATCTACCGCCTTGAACAGCTCCACTACGACCCGAAGAAGGTCATCTGTGCATGCGGTTCAGCTCCTGTACCTCCGGTGAAGTCGGACTCCACCAAGGCAATGGGCTGCACCAATGATGCCACTATCTACTTCGGTCAGATTAACCTGACCATCGACGGTGCTGATATCGCAGACTATGTCGATAAGATCCCGTCCAATACCTCCTCTTCCTACGGCAAACCGTTCTACGACACATTCAAGGAGGCAAACTTCGACTTCTTCAAGATTGACCAGGGTCTCTTTGCACCCGCAGAGGTTACAATCAATGAAGTCTCAGAGGGGAAGGTATACCGCTGTGGTGCAGTAAACCCCGAAGTGACTCTTCAGTCCTTCGGCTACCTCTGAATAATCCTTTTTTCTTTGGTTCCGCATTATCTGTCCGTTTCTTATCAGGGTTAGCCGTGCCTGTTGGTATCTGGTCCGCATTCATATGGATGGCTGGTGCAGAAACGTCTATATTGTATCCCAATTGTGCTGAATGATTGATTTTTTCGGAAAAACTGTTTCGTTATCTTTTTTGCTTCCCATTCAGATTCAGAAAGATGACACATACACACTGCAAAAAGCACCCGGAAATTCTTGCAACCTCTTCATGTAAGACCTGTAAAAATGGTTGCTGTGATGACTGCATGGGTCCCATGGGGGTTTGCAGATCCTGCTGGTTTAAGATCGTGGCAGTGGTTTTTATTGTTATGATGGTGAGTGCCTCGGTTGTCTGGTCCTTCTGGGGATTTTAATCCCGACTGCTTCAATCATTTTTTTTGAATGTGCGTCACAATGGATTTGGATAACGAACGGTTGTTAGCACGTTCATGCATCTCTGATATTTTGTATGTGGATGATGTGATCTGGAACGGGAAACCCGGCAATATGAAAATATGTGGAAGCGCGGGAACCAATGTGATGGGTGGGGTGAATGAGTGTGATGGTAAGAGCATGCACAACATTCATTAAGACCTGTTTCTGTCTTTGTCCTGCAGGATTCTGTGCATGAATGCCCTTTTCTCACACCATGAGAAAGAGGGATACAAACCAGATGATTGCACCACAGTGGAGTATGAGAAAGAACGGGACTACCTTAAACTTCAGTTTTTGTGTCTTATGGCGGAACTTCCGCATGCCTGCGTACGCACCGAAAGGCCCGAGGAATGCTGCGATGATGAGTGTCTTCTCCGGGGTGCGCCATGCACCGTTTTCTGCCTTGCGTTTGTCCCGTCCGTAGACAAGAAATGCGATGATATTTACCACGACGTAGAGGGCCGCGAAGATGATGAAGGTATCCATAGGGTGTAATTCCTTTCGTTTTTCCGGGAGAGGGGTGATGAGAGATAGTCCAATGGCCCAATGGCACAATAGGGAAACCAAACCCGGCGAATGTCGTTTTATAGATCTGTGGCGGCGTATGTTATATAGGCAGCAGAAATGAACGGGAGGGGCTGTCAAAATGAGATCTCCGGGATGTATTCTGTCTGTTAGCAATTCCGTCCAGAGGAATACACAAGGCTTAATATCTTTGAAAAAAATGAATTTAAGGCACAACGTGCATACAGGGCTTGTGGTCTAGTTGGTTATGACATCGCCTTTACACGGCGAAGATCCCCGGTTCGAATCCGGGCAGGCCCACTCGT
Above is a window of Methanogenium organophilum DNA encoding:
- a CDS encoding DUF1294 domain-containing protein, coding for MDTFIIFAALYVVVNIIAFLVYGRDKRKAENGAWRTPEKTLIIAAFLGPFGAYAGMRKFRHKTQKLKFKVVPFFLILHCGAIIWFVSLFLMV
- the mch gene encoding methenyltetrahydromethanopterin cyclohydrolase: MISINELALELFEELAEYPEDFNAVFHQLDNGARIVDCGVQAKGGYAAGKRFTEICMGGLAEVSFRMGQINHVPMPFIDVNTDFPSLACLGAQEAGWRITHEKYFAMGSGPARALSRNPKECYELIEYEDDCDYAVICLESDTLPNEAVMQKIADGCNVDVANVCAVVAPTASVVGSIQVAGRCVETAIYRLEQLHYDPKKVICACGSAPVPPVKSDSTKAMGCTNDATIYFGQINLTIDGADIADYVDKIPSNTSSSYGKPFYDTFKEANFDFFKIDQGLFAPAEVTINEVSEGKVYRCGAVNPEVTLQSFGYL